From a single Stomoxys calcitrans chromosome 4, idStoCalc2.1, whole genome shotgun sequence genomic region:
- the LOC131997374 gene encoding uncharacterized protein LOC131997374, with amino-acid sequence MDDQDARTINQQIENIYSNLNNVTYTLSHEHSINFKMIERFNNITSHINNEQHTIERYMLSTTNKIKQEEDILLQTQYLNQINYNIDLLTHHLTNIAEAVVLSKLNIISRFLLSPEELENIEVKLKQKNIEVRSIENIYEMLGMQAYYNETNIIFNILVPNVSEEDYFLYHIIPLPINITKLIITEPYILFNENSTHHHKTLCPSIEGTYYCGIPIRQEETKYSLCIGNLINNKEANCPISDVGKRESITQVEQNLILFIHSPETLINSTCSIKTLTVKDTALVRFQNCDVSINGITYHDDTDAYWDQLHIPPLPNSNISVNSTIEILSLQKLEDFNFLTNNRISNLEITTTTVHSVTTTTTLPITPTTTSSLWPSLYLKGGGVTTPTLLSPPKPVTTPTLLSPPKPPRTLTY; translated from the exons ATGGATGACCAAGACGCTAGAACAATAAATCAACAGATAGAAAACATTTACTCAAACCTAAACAACGTTACATATACACTTTCACACGAACATTCAATCAACTTTAAAATGATTGAAAGATTCAATAACATAACATCCCACATAAATAACGAACAGCACACAATAGAAAGATACATGTTGAGCacaactaataaaataaaacaggaaGAGGACATACTATTACAAACACAATACCTCAACCAGATAAACTACAACATCGACCTTCTAACACACCACTTAACAAACATAGCTGAGGCAGTAGTTCTGTCAAAACTAAATATAATTTCAAGATTCCTCCTCAGCCCGGAAGAACTCGAAAACATAGaagtcaaattaaaacaaaaaaatattgaagtcagatctatcgaaaatatttatgaaatgctAGGCATGCAAGCCTACTACAATGaaacaaatatcatttttaaTATTCTTGTACCGAATGTCTCTGAAGAAGACTATTTTCTATACCACATAATTCCTTTACCAATAAACATAACTAAGTTAATAATAACAGAACCATATATATTGTTTAATGAAAATTCCACACACCATCACAAAACACTTTGCCCATCGATCGAAGGAACATATTATTGCGGTATACCGATCCGACAGGAAGAAACCaaatactcgttatgtattggaAACTTAATAAACAATAAAGAAGCAAATTGCCCAATTAGTGACGTTGGAAAAAGGGAATCGATCACACAAGTGGAACAAaacctaatactttttattcaCTCACCAGAGACACTAATAAATTCTACTTGCAGTATCAAAACTCTCACAGTAAAAGACACAGCCCTTGTGCGTTTCCAGAACTGTGACGTCTCAATAAATGGTATAACATACCACGATGATACCGATGCATATTGGGATCAACTCCACATACCCCCGTTACCAAACAGCAACATTTCCGTAAACTCCACAATCGAAATACTTAGTCTTCAAAAACTCGAGGATTTCAACTTTCTAACCAACAACAGAATTAGCAACCTGGAAATAACCACTACAACAGTTCACTcagtcacaacaacaacaacatta CCTATCACTCCGACCACAACATCTTCATTGTGGCCGTCGCTCTATCTTAAGGGGGGAGgagttacgacacccaccttattgtctccaccaaaaccagttacgacacccaccttattatctccaccaaaaccaccgAGAACGTTAACctattga